The sequence ATGCCCACCTTCATCTGTAATAGCTATGGCTCCACCAGGAGAATTATTCGCCTTGGCATAATCGGTAGCTGCCTTCATCACTTTTTTTGCCCCCTCCAATGTCAGGGTGTAAGACTGTTCAACTTGTGCATTTACTACTCCAGCTATGGACAGAACCGCTGCTAATGTCATTGTTTTTAAAATTTTCATTGTAATTATGTTTAAGGTTGATTGTTTACTTGATACTAGCTGGCTCGACATAGGGTTCGTTAATGTCCAATCCCAATTCTACAACAAGGCAGTTCCAGTTTTTATCAGCTCTTTTGATTATTTTTTCTGGCTTTTTCTTTACCCAAACGGCATGCGCCTTTTCATTTTTATTGAAATAGAGTTTACCATCCACCACTTGATAAATGGAATAGGTCTGTAATTCCTCAACCTTATTGAAATAAGCCGCAACAGCACAAAAACCACCATATTGTGGCAAATATCTTGTTGGGGCGTCATCGAATTTACTTTTGTTTTCAGCCGAAGAAAACAGATAATTTATTCCTTCATAATTGCTTGAAAAATCCGGACTTCCCTTTTTCGGGTCATTATCAAAAAAAGTAAGGATGTCATAACTTTCCATGGCAATGTTATTCCCTGCCTCGTCGGTGTTTACCAAATGTTTTCCAACTGGATAGGGTTGCTTGCATTTTTGGGCATGTAGCCCCAAGGTGCCCATTAGAATGGTTATGACCAGTATAGTTGTTTTTCTCATTCTCATTTTACAGTATTGTTATGTCCAATTAGTTATTCTGTGATCAAAATTGCATGGCCATCAACATCACGGACCATAAATTGTTCAGTTCCGTTTAAATTGACAATACCATTGGAAACAAATGTGGCATTGGCCTGTTGTAGTTTCAGAAAAGCATCCTTTAGATTACCCACCTTAATAATGGTATGCCAATGCCATAAATCTGTAGGCGCACTGTCCTTAGGATAAGGCCTCCCACCAGGCGGGGCTATATAATCCAAGAACTCCACACCAATACCTTTTTTTGCACGGAGGCCTGTAATCCATAATCGGGCACCAAAAACCTGATTGAGGTGTTCTTGCTCAGGCCCATAGTTTTCACTGTGACCTTTGGCCTCCAATCCCAATATGTTTTCGTAGAATTCCAAACTTGGTTCGGTCTTTTCAATACCAATGGCCGTATGGTCTATGCCCATAAAGAGCCCTTTATCGCCCTGCTGCCATTTTGGATCGCCCTTACCATTTGGGAAATAGATAATCTCAATATTATGCCTATCGGGATCCTGAAAATAGAAGGCTTTTATTCCTGCTGCCTCGGTGATATATGCCGGTAGGGTCTGTGGGGCGGTTGACACATGTGGTACCCCTGCATCCCATAGTTTTTTATAGGCCTTGTCCATATCGCTCACCGCAATGGCCATGTGCTGAAACCAATGATCATTGCTTTTAGAGTCAAATGGAACTGGTCTATCCTGCAGTTCATTGTCAAATTCCTGCAAAGCAATGGTTTCACTGCCCAACTGCAGCTCAACGATGGTTACGGACAGATTTTTATTTCGAATACCCAACAGTTGCTCCAATTCCTTTCCTTTTATGGTGAAGGACTGATTTTTTTTGAAACCCAGTACTTCTTCATAAAATGGTACGGAAACATCCAAATCGGAAACGGTAATGACCACTTTATCCACAGCAATTGCCGATTGACCCATTACAATTTGCGAGAGCAGGACAACAGTCGAAAAAATTATGCCTCGAAACATATTACAGTACATTTTTGATTAAATGATCCCCAACGCGCAATGCTTGGGCCATAATGGTCAAGCCCGGATTCACTGCAGAACTTGATGGAAAAAAGCTACCGTCAACAACATAGAGATTCTCCACTTCATGAGCCTTACAATAAGTATCTAGTGCAGAAGTCTCAGGGTCTTTACCAAAACGTACCGTACCACATTGGTGGGCCGTACCCGCCAACGGTATTTTCTTGCCCAAATACACATTATTGGGCAAGAAGTGGGTCTGGCACCCTACGTGTTCCAATATCCATTTTAGCTTCTTCTGCAACTTTTTATGACCTTCCAGGTTATTTTCTTTGTACAGCAGCTGAACATTGCCATCTTCCGTTAGTACTACCCGATTATCAGGATCTGGTAGATCTTCTGAGGTCATCCAAAAGTCAAGGGCGTGCTCGGCCATCATTTCTAGGGTAAAGTTGGGAGCAAGCTTGGGGGCATCTCCCTTGAACATCAAGGCATCCGACTTACCCAGCATTTGAATATGGCCCATAGGGCGCTTAAAGTCTTCGTCTCCTTTAAAATAGAAATCGTTTAGCGCGAATGTTTTTCCAAATTTCGTTGGATTGGGCTTCTTGGACAGT is a genomic window of Flagellimonas sp. CMM7 containing:
- a CDS encoding YHS domain-containing (seleno)protein, producing the protein MRKTTILVITILMGTLGLHAQKCKQPYPVGKHLVNTDEAGNNIAMESYDILTFFDNDPKKGSPDFSSNYEGINYLFSSAENKSKFDDAPTRYLPQYGGFCAVAAYFNKVEELQTYSIYQVVDGKLYFNKNEKAHAVWVKKKPEKIIKRADKNWNCLVVELGLDINEPYVEPASIK
- a CDS encoding VOC family protein, which gives rise to MFRGIIFSTVVLLSQIVMGQSAIAVDKVVITVSDLDVSVPFYEEVLGFKKNQSFTIKGKELEQLLGIRNKNLSVTIVELQLGSETIALQEFDNELQDRPVPFDSKSNDHWFQHMAIAVSDMDKAYKKLWDAGVPHVSTAPQTLPAYITEAAGIKAFYFQDPDRHNIEIIYFPNGKGDPKWQQGDKGLFMGIDHTAIGIEKTEPSLEFYENILGLEAKGHSENYGPEQEHLNQVFGARLWITGLRAKKGIGVEFLDYIAPPGGRPYPKDSAPTDLWHWHTIIKVGNLKDAFLKLQQANATFVSNGIVNLNGTEQFMVRDVDGHAILITE